One Phycisphaerae bacterium genomic window carries:
- a CDS encoding L-ribulose-5-phosphate 4-epimerase, whose product HGVFAWGKSPAEALKAAVMVEDVARTVFLALQLGPISPLPLEEIEKWHDRYQNRYGQSRL is encoded by the coding sequence CACGGCGTTTTCGCGTGGGGCAAGTCGCCGGCTGAGGCCCTCAAGGCCGCGGTGATGGTCGAGGACGTGGCCCGTACCGTTTTCCTCGCCCTGCAATTGGGCCCGATCTCGCCGCTGCCGCTGGAAGAGATCGAGAAGTGGCACGACCGCTATCAGAACCGCTACGGCCAGTCTCGGCTGTAG
- a CDS encoding GIY-YIG nuclease family protein: MENGVYIAVFYLGERREIQIGRLGTFPFGEGFYYYVGSAQRNLDSRLERHGRRDKPLRWHIDYLSTQARMLGAIVMEEPKEAECRLAAELTKRLAVAVPRFGASDCRCVSHLFYSRDWP; this comes from the coding sequence ATGGAAAACGGCGTGTACATCGCCGTGTTTTATCTGGGTGAGAGACGCGAGATCCAGATCGGCCGGCTGGGGACGTTTCCGTTCGGTGAGGGATTCTACTACTACGTCGGCAGCGCCCAGCGGAACCTCGATTCACGCCTGGAGCGGCACGGGCGGCGGGACAAGCCTCTGCGGTGGCACATCGACTACCTCTCAACCCAGGCGCGGATGCTCGGAGCCATCGTCATGGAAGAGCCGAAGGAGGCCGAGTGCCGGCTGGCCGCCGAGTTGACCAAGCGGCTGGCGGTTGCCGTGCCGCGTTTCGGCGCGTCGGACTGCCGCTGCGTCTCACACCTGTTCTACAGCCGAGACTGGCCGTAG
- a CDS encoding S8 family serine peptidase: GKTTAPQVVNDRLANHSWVAGNSSSDRSILSRIDYVVETDDFLQVAGLDNSRHGYTVLADAFNAITVGVTSGVHDSGTYAVDTLYVANRTRPTLVAPGNYSGDPNAIDTKTSYAAPEVAAATAVLLETAANPALSNGSYLGPRTGRTVHHAETTEAIKAALMAGADRAVDNAVGPDLTNYAVDTANGLSRAYGAGQLNVYNSYRIIAAGEQDSAEDGNPADIGRFGFDYDPAFGGANASNATASYEFTAGAGHHTLIASLVWNLDVVGGDTGFSTNATLYNLDLLLYDLDASGTEPIVASSSLIDNTENLFFELTTGHRYSMQVAPGIDQGTFEWDYALAWQVTPEPASLVLLVLGTFGLLRRRR; this comes from the coding sequence TGGAAACGGATGACTTTCTGCAAGTGGCCGGATTGGACAACTCCCGGCATGGCTATACGGTCCTCGCTGACGCTTTCAACGCAATCACCGTCGGCGTGACCAGCGGTGTCCACGACAGCGGGACGTACGCCGTCGACACTCTGTACGTCGCGAACCGAACCCGCCCGACCCTGGTGGCTCCAGGCAATTACTCGGGTGATCCTAACGCGATCGACACCAAGACCAGCTACGCCGCTCCGGAGGTCGCCGCCGCAACCGCCGTGCTGCTGGAGACCGCGGCCAACCCGGCCCTCTCCAACGGCTCATACCTTGGCCCGCGCACCGGCCGGACGGTCCACCACGCCGAAACCACCGAAGCAATCAAGGCGGCGCTGATGGCCGGGGCTGACCGGGCCGTCGACAACGCCGTTGGACCGGACCTGACCAACTATGCGGTCGATACCGCCAACGGCCTGAGCCGCGCCTACGGGGCCGGGCAGCTCAACGTCTACAACAGCTACCGCATCATCGCCGCCGGCGAGCAGGACAGCGCCGAGGACGGCAACCCAGCCGATATCGGGCGGTTCGGCTTCGACTACGATCCGGCCTTCGGCGGGGCCAACGCCAGCAACGCGACCGCCTCGTACGAGTTCACCGCCGGCGCGGGGCACCACACCCTCATCGCATCGTTGGTCTGGAACCTCGACGTGGTCGGCGGGGATACCGGCTTCAGCACGAACGCCACGCTGTACAACCTGGACCTGCTGCTCTACGATCTGGACGCCAGCGGGACCGAACCGATCGTCGCGTCCAGCAGCCTGATCGACAACACCGAGAACCTGTTCTTCGAACTGACGACAGGCCATCGGTACTCGATGCAGGTGGCGCCCGGTATAGACCAAGGGACATTCGAGTGGGACTACGCACTGGCGTGGCAGGTAACACCGGAGCCGGCCAGCCTGGTGTTGCTGGTGCTCGGGACGTTCGGCCTACTGCGCCGAAGACGCTGA